A window of the Vicinamibacteria bacterium genome harbors these coding sequences:
- a CDS encoding acetaldehyde dehydrogenase (acetylating), protein MTIQDPDLLSIQQARSLAAKAREAQRALAEFSQEKIDRVVDAMAEASRGAAEQLARLAHEETGFGNVKDKTTKNLFSAVDVHAYIRPLRTVGILREDPVARVVEIAEPMGVVAAIIPSTNPTSTAIFKALISIKARDAVVLSPHPSARRCIQETVKVMHGAAVAAGLPPDALSCMTDVTLEGTQELMRTRATGVILATGGIGLVRAAYSSGKPAYGVGPGNVPAYIEKTADVPKAVRDVINGKTFDYGTLCSSEQSLVCDEAIRDQVIAEVKKNGGYFLNEAETAAVSRVVVTPQRLANPEIVGRPAPYIAEKAGFAVPPATRVLLAPLAGVGRDFPLSIEKLSPVLAFYVVKDWHEGCERCLQLLRYGGTGHTLGIHSGDDAVIREFAFKKPVFRIVANTQTSMGATGYTTGLAPSMSLGCGAYAGNITSDNITPLHLINIKRLAYERPRGASAKTPPALIDKVAAFVEGRLGSTPAPPPTPPLTTRAPAPDALLDFVSEDDVRRALREGRVLRLAPRAIVTPAARDAASGTQVLLAPEGPPAKS, encoded by the coding sequence ATGACGATCCAGGACCCGGACCTCCTCTCCATCCAGCAGGCGCGGAGCTTGGCCGCGAAAGCGCGCGAGGCCCAGCGGGCGCTGGCCGAGTTCTCGCAGGAGAAAATCGACCGCGTCGTGGACGCCATGGCCGAGGCCAGCCGGGGCGCAGCCGAGCAGCTGGCCCGCCTGGCCCACGAGGAAACTGGCTTCGGCAACGTCAAGGACAAGACGACCAAGAACCTTTTCTCGGCGGTGGATGTGCACGCCTACATCCGGCCCCTGCGAACGGTCGGCATCCTGCGCGAGGACCCCGTGGCCCGGGTGGTGGAGATTGCCGAGCCCATGGGTGTGGTGGCCGCGATCATCCCCTCCACCAACCCCACCTCGACCGCGATCTTCAAGGCCCTCATCTCCATCAAGGCCCGCGACGCGGTCGTCCTGAGCCCACACCCTTCCGCTCGGCGCTGCATCCAGGAGACGGTCAAGGTCATGCACGGGGCGGCGGTGGCCGCGGGGCTGCCCCCCGACGCCCTCTCCTGCATGACGGACGTGACCCTCGAGGGGACCCAGGAGCTGATGCGCACCCGGGCCACGGGGGTGATCCTGGCCACGGGAGGGATCGGCCTCGTCCGCGCCGCCTACTCCTCCGGCAAGCCCGCCTACGGGGTGGGTCCGGGCAATGTCCCCGCCTACATCGAGAAGACCGCCGACGTGCCCAAGGCGGTGCGGGACGTGATCAACGGCAAGACCTTCGACTACGGCACCCTCTGCTCGTCCGAGCAGTCGCTCGTCTGCGACGAGGCGATCCGGGACCAGGTCATCGCGGAGGTGAAGAAAAACGGCGGGTACTTCCTGAACGAGGCGGAAACGGCCGCGGTCTCCCGGGTGGTGGTCACCCCCCAGCGTCTGGCCAATCCCGAGATCGTGGGCCGACCCGCCCCCTACATCGCCGAGAAGGCGGGCTTCGCGGTCCCCCCCGCTACTCGTGTCCTCCTGGCCCCCCTCGCGGGGGTGGGCCGTGACTTCCCGCTCTCGATCGAGAAGCTGTCACCGGTGCTGGCCTTCTATGTGGTCAAGGACTGGCACGAGGGCTGCGAGCGCTGCCTCCAACTCCTGCGCTACGGAGGAACCGGCCACACGCTGGGAATCCACAGCGGAGACGACGCGGTAATCCGGGAGTTCGCCTTCAAGAAGCCGGTTTTCCGGATCGTGGCCAACACCCAGACCTCGATGGGGGCCACCGGCTATACGACCGGCCTCGCCCCCTCCATGAGCCTCGGTTGCGGGGCCTACGCCGGCAACATCACCTCCGACAACATCACGCCCCTCCACCTCATCAACATAAAGCGCCTGGCCTACGAGCGGCCGCGCGGCGCCTCCGCCAAGACCCCGCCTGCCTTGATCGACAAGGTGGCCGCCTTCGTCGAGGGCCGCCTCGGTTCGACGCCGGCGCCGCCCCCAACCCCACCCCTGACCACCCGTGCCCCTGCCCCTGATGCCCTCCTCGACTTCGTGTCCGAGGACGATGTCCGGCGGGCTCTACGGGAAGGCCGGGTCTTGCGCCTGGCCCCCCGAGCCATTGTGACCCCCGCCGCCCGGGACGCTGCCTCCGGGACCCAGGTTCTCCTCGCGCCGGAAGGCCCGCCCGCCAAGTCCTGA
- a CDS encoding ArsA family ATPase, whose amino-acid sequence MILDELLSKRLLILSGKGGVGKSAVGTALALTACDRAKRVLMVEVGASVEAARYLGARPAGAQATEVRPGLFTVNLDPGGVLDEYVRQVVKIQLLVHRILENPVYRRFVSAAPGLRELMVLGKLMVLEEARDRWSRRPLYDLIILDAPATGHGLSFLKVPLAASEAIPVGPVGHNARRILQLLRDPRRTGLAIVATPEEMAVVEALQFHRQVASEVGIATSAVILNACHERRLGEAQEKEVRRLVAQGAHGRLAGRVSLAAALRSGQRHIRRRKLTRFYQTRLRKALDLPLVCLPYLPCEELGPAEVRLLADRLEVS is encoded by the coding sequence ATGATTCTTGACGAGCTCCTGTCGAAGCGTCTCCTGATTCTTTCCGGAAAGGGCGGCGTGGGCAAGAGCGCGGTGGGCACGGCCTTGGCTCTGACCGCGTGCGACCGTGCCAAACGCGTGCTCATGGTTGAGGTGGGTGCGTCCGTGGAGGCGGCTCGCTACCTAGGCGCACGGCCCGCAGGCGCGCAGGCCACCGAAGTGAGGCCCGGCCTCTTCACCGTTAACCTGGACCCGGGCGGTGTGCTCGACGAGTACGTCCGGCAGGTGGTGAAGATCCAGCTCTTGGTGCACCGAATCCTGGAGAACCCGGTCTACCGCCGCTTCGTCTCCGCCGCCCCCGGCTTGCGCGAGCTGATGGTGCTCGGGAAGCTCATGGTGTTGGAAGAGGCTCGCGACCGCTGGTCGCGGCGGCCCCTCTACGATCTGATCATCCTCGACGCTCCCGCCACCGGCCACGGTCTCTCTTTCCTCAAGGTTCCTTTGGCCGCGTCAGAGGCCATCCCCGTCGGCCCCGTGGGTCACAATGCCCGGCGCATCCTCCAGCTTTTGCGAGACCCTCGCCGCACCGGCCTGGCCATCGTGGCCACGCCCGAGGAGATGGCGGTGGTGGAGGCGCTGCAGTTCCACCGACAGGTGGCGAGCGAGGTCGGCATAGCCACGAGCGCGGTCATTCTGAACGCTTGCCATGAGAGGAGGCTGGGGGAGGCCCAGGAGAAGGAGGTACGGCGGCTCGTCGCTCAGGGTGCGCACGGACGGCTGGCGGGGAGGGTGAGCCTTGCCGCCGCCCTGCGGTCTGGCCAGCGGCACATCCGCCGACGGAAGCTCACCCGCTTCTACCAAACCCGGTTGCGGAAGGCTCTCGACCTGCCCCTCGTCTGCCTGCCCTACCTACCGTGTGAGGAGCTCGGTCCGGCCGAGGTTCGCCTGCTGGCGGACCGCCTCGAGGTCTCGTGA
- a CDS encoding Mov34/MPN/PAD-1 family protein: protein MTAYVSQNAFWGLLISAVEVYKRECFGLLIGYRDRKGLEETFIVEHALPFQTAGRRHKGVVSNPRAHKRIERFLQNIPQLSVIGDFHSHTMWGYSRAANHPSETDLQGMTSENVYIIVSVNDRLREVPWNYNDDGSLSGTTDEHYFRLTAYTVTAAGEPRRAPILCPYAIGFDARPLQIAR, encoded by the coding sequence ATGACCGCCTACGTCTCACAAAACGCTTTCTGGGGCCTCCTCATCTCCGCGGTCGAGGTCTACAAGCGCGAGTGCTTCGGGCTGCTCATCGGTTACCGCGACCGCAAGGGCCTTGAGGAGACGTTCATCGTTGAGCACGCCCTGCCCTTCCAGACCGCGGGCCGCCGGCACAAGGGCGTGGTCAGCAACCCTCGAGCCCACAAGAGGATCGAGCGTTTCCTTCAAAACATCCCCCAGCTCTCCGTCATTGGGGATTTCCACTCCCACACCATGTGGGGGTACAGCCGTGCCGCCAACCACCCCAGCGAGACGGACCTTCAGGGGATGACCTCCGAGAACGTCTACATCATCGTGAGCGTGAACGACCGGCTCCGTGAGGTGCCCTGGAACTACAACGACGACGGGTCGCTTTCCGGCACCACGGACGAGCACTATTTCCGCCTGACGGCCTACACCGTGACCGCAGCCGGCGAGCCCCGGCGTGCACCCATCCTCTGCCCCTACGCGATCGGGTTTGATGCCCGACCGCTCCAGATCGCCCGCTAA
- a CDS encoding ArsA family ATPase, producing the protein MRIILYSGKGGVGKTSLSASTALRAAGLGHRTLVVSTDAAHSLADALEQEIGPTPTPLAPKLEGLEVDVNHELANRWGVIHEFLTRFMTFRGVEEAVAEEIAILPGMEELFSLLKVKDYAESGAYDVIVIDCAPTGDTLRMLGIPEILNFYFARIFPIQRKVVQTVRPVAQRMTDMPIPSDEVFGAVKSLYQQLEGMGPLLQDPRRSSIRIVLNPEKMVISESQRLYTYLNLFGFPVDAIIANRVLPDQARSPYFDRWFGIQAGHLAAARQAFDPLPFFQAPLFDREVVGAALLDEFARRVFGDTDPTAVLYQERPMEVKKEGKGYALYIRLPFVERDRIQVWTRGDELVVQVDNQKRHLMLPRTLASRRLLGAAFTEQRLRVAFGGKEDA; encoded by the coding sequence ATGCGCATCATCCTCTACTCGGGCAAGGGGGGCGTGGGCAAGACCAGCCTGTCGGCCTCCACCGCTCTCCGCGCCGCCGGGCTGGGACACCGGACCCTTGTCGTCTCCACGGACGCCGCCCACAGCCTGGCCGATGCCCTCGAGCAAGAGATTGGCCCCACCCCTACCCCCCTCGCTCCCAAGCTAGAGGGGCTGGAGGTGGACGTGAACCATGAGCTCGCAAATCGCTGGGGGGTGATCCACGAGTTCCTGACGCGCTTCATGACCTTCCGGGGTGTGGAGGAGGCGGTAGCGGAGGAGATCGCCATCCTGCCCGGCATGGAAGAGCTGTTCAGCCTGCTCAAAGTCAAGGACTACGCGGAGAGTGGCGCTTACGACGTGATCGTGATCGACTGCGCCCCCACCGGAGACACCCTCCGCATGCTGGGCATCCCCGAGATCCTGAACTTCTACTTCGCGCGCATCTTCCCCATCCAGCGCAAGGTCGTCCAAACCGTGCGGCCGGTGGCCCAGCGCATGACGGACATGCCCATCCCCTCCGACGAGGTCTTCGGCGCTGTCAAGTCGCTGTACCAGCAGCTCGAGGGCATGGGGCCCTTGCTTCAGGACCCGCGCCGAAGTTCGATCCGGATTGTTCTCAACCCCGAGAAGATGGTGATCAGCGAGTCGCAGCGACTCTACACCTATCTCAACCTCTTCGGCTTCCCGGTGGACGCCATCATCGCCAACCGGGTGCTGCCGGATCAAGCGCGCTCTCCCTACTTCGACCGCTGGTTCGGGATCCAGGCCGGGCACCTCGCGGCTGCCCGCCAGGCCTTCGACCCCCTCCCCTTCTTCCAGGCCCCCCTGTTCGACCGTGAAGTGGTGGGCGCGGCCCTCCTCGACGAGTTCGCCCGACGCGTGTTCGGCGACACCGACCCCACGGCCGTTCTCTACCAGGAGCGGCCGATGGAGGTGAAGAAGGAAGGCAAGGGCTACGCGCTCTACATTCGCCTGCCCTTTGTCGAGAGGGACCGGATTCAAGTCTGGACCCGGGGTGACGAGCTCGTCGTTCAGGTGGACAATCAGAAGCGACACCTCATGCTCCCGCGGACGTTGGCCTCGCGCCGGCTGCTGGGCGCCGCCTTCACCGAGCAGCGGCTGCGGGTGGCCTTCGGTGGGAAGGAGGACGCGTGA
- a CDS encoding ArsA-related P-loop ATPase produces the protein MTGRHGASPADALASELQARRIVVVCGSGGVGKTTTAAALGLRAALCGRRVLVCTIDPSRRLATSLGLQQLSGRPRALDLARFHPLPGGSLSAMVLDTKTTFDALVEAYAPSEADRRRILGNRFYRQISAALAGSHEYMAMEKLLELSGDKRFQLVVLDTPPTRHALDFLEAPDRLMSFLDTSILRWFLRPYFVAGKLTIKVATRTGATALKLVDRFLGLQFLRDLSEFFLAFGGMYDGFKDRAARVHALLRDEASGFVLVAGPTRPALEEALYFHERLREKRMPFLGFIVNRVHPDPGQEIGSGPPDAGGATRVDPKLAEALLQLYRDQQGVARVQHRAIARLEVDTGERPILVPELDQDVHDLRGLREMGDAMLGEPPADGRARRRISS, from the coding sequence GTGACGGGCCGGCACGGAGCGAGCCCGGCGGATGCCCTGGCCAGCGAACTCCAGGCCCGGCGGATCGTTGTCGTCTGCGGCTCGGGGGGCGTCGGCAAGACGACCACCGCCGCCGCGCTTGGTTTGCGGGCGGCGCTTTGTGGCCGCCGCGTGCTGGTCTGCACGATCGACCCCTCCCGGCGGTTGGCCACCAGCCTCGGCCTCCAGCAGCTCTCCGGCCGTCCCCGCGCCCTGGACCTCGCCCGTTTCCACCCCCTGCCCGGGGGTTCACTCTCCGCGATGGTTCTCGACACCAAGACCACATTCGACGCTCTCGTGGAAGCGTACGCGCCCAGCGAGGCCGACCGGCGCCGCATCCTGGGGAACCGCTTTTACCGGCAGATCTCGGCCGCGCTCGCCGGTAGCCACGAGTACATGGCGATGGAGAAGCTCCTGGAACTGTCCGGGGACAAGCGCTTTCAGCTTGTGGTGCTGGACACGCCCCCCACCCGGCACGCCCTAGACTTCCTCGAGGCTCCCGACCGGCTCATGAGCTTCCTCGATACCAGCATCCTGCGCTGGTTCCTAAGGCCCTACTTTGTGGCCGGTAAGTTGACGATCAAGGTGGCCACCCGAACGGGGGCCACGGCCCTCAAGCTGGTCGACCGCTTCCTCGGCCTGCAGTTCCTCCGGGATCTCTCGGAGTTTTTCCTCGCCTTCGGGGGTATGTACGACGGGTTCAAGGACCGGGCCGCGCGCGTGCACGCCCTGCTGCGGGACGAGGCCTCGGGGTTTGTGTTGGTGGCCGGCCCCACTCGCCCCGCTCTCGAGGAGGCGCTCTATTTCCACGAGCGGCTTCGGGAAAAGAGGATGCCGTTCCTGGGCTTCATCGTGAACCGGGTCCATCCCGATCCCGGGCAGGAGATCGGGTCTGGGCCCCCCGACGCGGGCGGGGCGACGCGAGTCGACCCGAAGCTCGCCGAGGCCCTGCTCCAACTCTACCGCGATCAGCAAGGGGTGGCCCGGGTCCAGCACCGGGCCATTGCCCGCCTGGAGGTGGATACGGGAGAGCGCCCGATACTGGTCCCCGAGCTCGACCAGGACGTCCACGACCTGCGGGGTCTACGCGAAATGGGTGACGCGATGTTGGGGGAGCCCCCCGCGGACGGCCGAGCCCGGCGGCGGATATCTTCGTAA
- a CDS encoding transglycosylase SLT domain-containing protein, with translation MLAGVIASGCAHGGSAPPTAPRAQASPSPDPVASLIADADAHLSTGLAEAGNGHLNRAREEFDRAVDTYLTAPGGALASVRLGEAYRRTLEVIHLREMEAFAAGDGFTEARTEPASIDDVGDLPVAEQPVSEESRARAAEAVQGEAFDLPVELNDKVLSCVELYQGRLRDWFEAALSRGQRYLPRIRQVLASEGVPQDLAYVAMVESAFRPAAYSRAKAKGVWQFIAATGKRYGLEQDWWVDERSDPEKATRAAAAYLKALYAMFGDWNLALAAYNAGELVVQRGIDRYKTSDFWQLSRTRALRRETRNYVPLIHAAIVVAKAPEKYGIEISPEPVPAYESVPVRGAVDLRVIAECVETPVQDLQMLNPELRRLATPANRTFDLKVPEGRGAPLGACLEALPPEKRVKFRTHVVARGQTLASIAQANAVRARDIADANGLSLQKRLAVGTELIIPIDPRTKAPPVRQAAKVAPPPVKPSPTDLADRRPARITYKVKPGDTLTAIASQYGTTIRDLQTWNGLRGTRIAAGETLTIYTASGSKN, from the coding sequence GTGCTCGCGGGGGTTATTGCCTCCGGATGCGCTCACGGCGGCTCCGCTCCTCCCACTGCACCCCGGGCCCAAGCCAGCCCCTCTCCGGATCCAGTCGCGTCCCTGATCGCGGACGCGGACGCCCACCTTTCCACCGGTCTCGCCGAGGCCGGCAATGGCCACCTGAACCGCGCCCGCGAGGAATTCGATCGTGCCGTCGACACCTACTTGACGGCTCCCGGCGGTGCTCTGGCCAGCGTCCGGCTCGGCGAGGCCTACCGCCGAACCCTCGAGGTCATCCACCTACGCGAGATGGAAGCCTTTGCGGCCGGAGACGGCTTCACCGAAGCCCGGACCGAGCCCGCCTCCATCGATGACGTGGGCGACCTGCCCGTGGCCGAGCAGCCCGTCTCCGAGGAGTCGCGGGCGCGGGCCGCGGAGGCGGTCCAGGGTGAGGCCTTTGACCTCCCGGTCGAGCTGAACGACAAGGTGCTGTCCTGCGTCGAGCTCTACCAGGGCCGGCTCCGGGACTGGTTCGAGGCGGCCCTGTCCCGTGGCCAGCGCTACCTGCCCCGGATCCGGCAGGTCCTGGCTTCGGAGGGCGTCCCCCAGGACCTGGCCTATGTGGCTATGGTGGAGAGCGCCTTCCGGCCCGCGGCCTACTCCCGGGCCAAGGCCAAGGGAGTGTGGCAGTTCATCGCGGCCACGGGAAAGCGCTACGGCCTGGAGCAGGACTGGTGGGTCGACGAGCGCAGCGATCCCGAGAAGGCCACGCGTGCGGCGGCCGCATACCTGAAGGCGCTGTACGCTATGTTCGGGGACTGGAACCTGGCCCTGGCCGCCTACAACGCAGGCGAGCTGGTGGTGCAGCGAGGGATCGATCGGTACAAGACGAGCGACTTCTGGCAGCTCAGCCGAACCCGCGCACTGCGTCGGGAGACGCGGAACTACGTCCCCCTAATACACGCGGCGATCGTGGTGGCCAAGGCTCCAGAGAAGTACGGCATCGAGATCTCCCCCGAGCCCGTCCCGGCCTACGAGAGCGTCCCCGTGCGGGGAGCGGTGGATCTGCGCGTGATCGCGGAGTGCGTAGAGACGCCCGTGCAGGATCTCCAGATGCTCAACCCCGAGCTCCGGCGCCTGGCGACCCCCGCCAACCGGACCTTCGATCTCAAGGTTCCGGAGGGACGGGGCGCGCCGCTCGGAGCCTGCCTTGAGGCCTTGCCGCCTGAGAAGCGGGTCAAGTTCCGGACGCACGTGGTCGCCCGTGGCCAGACGCTCGCCAGCATCGCACAGGCCAATGCGGTGCGCGCCCGCGACATCGCCGACGCCAATGGCCTGTCGCTCCAGAAACGGCTGGCCGTGGGCACCGAGTTGATCATCCCCATCGATCCCCGCACCAAGGCGCCCCCGGTGCGACAGGCGGCCAAGGTGGCCCCCCCGCCGGTCAAGCCTTCCCCGACGGACCTCGCCGACCGCCGGCCCGCCCGCATCACCTACAAGGTCAAGCCCGGTGACACCCTGACCGCCATCGCCTCCCAGTACGGCACCACGATCCGTGATCTGCAGACCTGGAACGGGCTGCGTGGGACCCGTATCGCCGCGGGAGAGACGCTGACCATCTACACCGCCAGCGGCTCAAAGAACTGA
- a CDS encoding glycosyltransferase: MRIGLVVQRYGLEVVGGAELHCRWVAEHLAERHAVEVLTTTATDYLTWANEYPVGPSHINGVAVRRFSVERPRRVETYDEVANKVCFFEHTDEEERRWMDEHGPYCPALLAHLQASHAGYDALIFFSYRYWTSFYGLQVAPGKSLLVPTAEHDRVIYLRLFAPFFKRPAAIVYNSPEERDLIQRVTANESVPGDVVGTGINCPAVIPVDEVASRLDLLGDYLIYIGRIEPEKGCAVMLDHFLRYQRETRSSLTLALLGKGTMEISENVHLRLLGVVPEAEKLAALARARLLLMPSRHESLSMVVLEAWMMQRPVLVNGDCEVLRGQVLRSGGGLYYRRYEEFAEALDLLRSEPKVADTLGRQGHAYFQTHYAWDAIMAKYDRLLARVTGA; encoded by the coding sequence TTGAGGATCGGGCTCGTCGTCCAACGCTACGGACTCGAGGTCGTGGGGGGGGCGGAGTTGCATTGCCGCTGGGTGGCCGAGCACCTGGCCGAGCGGCATGCGGTTGAGGTGCTGACCACCACCGCCACCGACTACTTGACCTGGGCGAACGAGTACCCCGTCGGTCCCAGCCACATCAACGGGGTGGCGGTACGCCGCTTCTCGGTCGAGCGCCCCCGTAGGGTCGAGACCTACGACGAGGTCGCGAACAAGGTCTGCTTCTTTGAGCACACGGACGAAGAGGAACGCCGGTGGATGGACGAGCACGGCCCCTACTGCCCGGCCCTCCTTGCGCACCTGCAGGCGAGCCATGCCGGCTACGATGCCCTCATCTTCTTCTCCTATCGGTACTGGACCTCCTTCTACGGGTTGCAGGTGGCCCCCGGGAAGAGCCTGCTCGTACCCACCGCCGAGCACGACCGCGTGATCTACCTGCGGCTCTTTGCCCCCTTCTTCAAGCGTCCCGCCGCCATCGTCTACAACTCCCCTGAGGAACGCGACCTGATCCAACGCGTGACCGCAAACGAGTCGGTGCCAGGCGACGTGGTGGGGACCGGCATCAACTGCCCGGCCGTGATCCCGGTGGACGAGGTGGCCTCCCGCCTGGACCTTCTGGGGGACTACCTCATCTACATCGGTCGGATCGAACCCGAGAAGGGCTGTGCGGTCATGCTGGACCACTTCCTTCGCTATCAGCGCGAGACCCGCTCCAGCCTGACCCTGGCCCTCCTGGGCAAGGGAACCATGGAGATCTCGGAGAACGTCCACCTCCGCTTGCTGGGGGTGGTGCCGGAGGCGGAAAAGCTGGCCGCCTTGGCCCGAGCGCGCCTCCTCCTCATGCCCTCGCGGCACGAGAGCCTCTCCATGGTGGTTCTCGAGGCCTGGATGATGCAGCGTCCGGTCCTCGTCAATGGGGACTGCGAGGTCCTGCGCGGCCAGGTGCTGCGGTCGGGGGGCGGCCTCTACTACCGACGGTACGAAGAGTTCGCGGAGGCCCTGGACCTTTTGCGGTCGGAGCCCAAGGTCGCGGATACCCTCGGCCGCCAGGGACACGCCTATTTCCAGACCCACTACGCCTGGGACGCCATCATGGCCAAGTACGACCGGCTGCTCGCGCGCGTGACCGGGGCATGA
- a CDS encoding BMC domain-containing protein: MSMEALGMVETKGLVGSIEAADAMVKAANVVLVGKEYIGAGYVTVLVRGDVGAVKAATDAGAAAARRVGELVSVHVIPRPHQEVEKVLPGGADAKKA, translated from the coding sequence ATGTCCATGGAAGCACTGGGGATGGTGGAGACCAAGGGACTCGTCGGCTCCATCGAAGCCGCCGATGCCATGGTCAAAGCCGCCAATGTTGTCCTCGTCGGGAAGGAATACATCGGGGCCGGCTACGTCACGGTGCTCGTGCGGGGCGACGTGGGAGCGGTCAAGGCGGCCACCGACGCCGGCGCGGCCGCCGCTCGCCGGGTAGGGGAACTGGTGTCGGTGCATGTGATTCCGCGCCCCCACCAGGAGGTGGAGAAGGTCCTCCCCGGCGGCGCCGACGCCAAGAAGGCTTAG
- a CDS encoding chalcone isomerase family protein: MTVLLAGSLVGTAVAQEIVEPRSGVRFAPKMGPTSLLGMGVRSKMMGRVKVYAAGLYVADSALAGPLAAYKGQANSPAFYQALVSGDFEKAMVLKFVRDVSTDQVRDAFRDALKGANAAKVDLLLGYFSDTKNGQEYVFHLTPAGALEVKVAGLNKVPIKDKAFAASVFGIWLGEKPIQDELKKDLIARAGELLK, translated from the coding sequence GTGACCGTTTTGCTCGCGGGAAGTCTCGTCGGGACGGCCGTGGCTCAGGAGATCGTGGAGCCCCGAAGCGGAGTGAGATTCGCGCCCAAGATGGGGCCCACATCTCTGCTCGGGATGGGCGTGCGCAGCAAGATGATGGGGAGAGTCAAGGTCTACGCGGCGGGCCTCTATGTGGCCGATTCCGCCCTGGCGGGGCCCCTCGCCGCCTACAAGGGGCAGGCGAATTCACCCGCCTTCTACCAGGCTCTCGTCTCGGGCGACTTCGAGAAGGCGATGGTGCTCAAGTTCGTTCGTGACGTGAGCACGGATCAGGTTCGGGACGCTTTCCGCGACGCGTTGAAGGGCGCCAACGCCGCGAAAGTTGACCTCCTCTTGGGTTACTTCAGCGACACCAAGAACGGGCAGGAGTACGTGTTCCATCTGACCCCCGCGGGCGCGCTGGAGGTCAAGGTGGCGGGCCTCAACAAGGTTCCCATCAAGGACAAGGCCTTTGCGGCCTCGGTGTTCGGCATTTGGCTGGGGGAGAAGCCCATCCAGGACGAGCTAAAGAAGGATCTAATAGCGCGTGCGGGAGAGCTGCTCAAGTAG
- a CDS encoding glycosyltransferase family 4 protein has product MRLAFVIQRYGTEVNGGAELHCRWLAERLARRHQVEVFATRALDYLEWRNHYPAGTTTVNGIPVHRFTVGKRRNAREFASLCNVCFHEPHTSEEEEAWVRANGPYSPKLIKGVAGARARFDFFLFYCYRYYQSYYGLPAVRERALLVPTAEEDPAIHLQIFKPFFRSPRGIVYLTPEEQTLVEDAAGNREVPSVVIGSGLNLPDSDPALDFRARHRLPRPFLLYVGRIDKNKGCITLFAYFQKFLEETGEDVDLVLAGTSVIPVPDHPRIRHVGFITEEEKVAALRQCRLLLVPSPYESLSVITLEAWKLGTPVLANARCRVLMGQCLRSGGGLFYHGYAEFVEALKLMLSRPELGRTLGAQGRRYVEDEYSWERVEGKMEDLFTRLSRSNP; this is encoded by the coding sequence ATGAGGCTAGCCTTCGTGATCCAGCGCTACGGGACGGAGGTCAACGGTGGTGCCGAGCTGCATTGCCGATGGCTGGCCGAGCGTCTGGCCCGCCGCCACCAGGTGGAGGTCTTCGCCACCCGGGCTCTCGATTATCTGGAATGGCGGAACCATTATCCGGCGGGGACCACGACCGTGAACGGCATCCCCGTCCACCGCTTCACGGTGGGCAAGCGCCGCAACGCCCGAGAGTTCGCCTCCCTCTGCAACGTGTGCTTCCACGAGCCGCACACCAGCGAGGAAGAGGAGGCCTGGGTCAGGGCCAACGGGCCTTATTCGCCCAAGCTCATCAAGGGCGTGGCCGGGGCCCGCGCGCGGTTCGATTTCTTCCTCTTCTATTGCTATCGCTACTACCAGAGCTACTACGGCTTGCCCGCGGTTCGAGAACGGGCCCTCCTCGTCCCCACCGCGGAGGAGGATCCCGCGATCCACCTCCAGATCTTCAAGCCCTTCTTCCGCTCACCGCGCGGCATCGTCTATCTGACCCCGGAGGAGCAGACCCTGGTCGAGGACGCGGCCGGCAACCGGGAGGTGCCCTCGGTGGTGATCGGGAGCGGCCTCAACCTGCCCGACTCCGACCCCGCCCTCGATTTCCGCGCCCGCCACCGGCTCCCGCGCCCCTTCCTCCTCTACGTAGGCCGGATCGACAAGAACAAGGGCTGCATCACCCTCTTCGCGTATTTCCAGAAGTTCCTGGAGGAGACGGGGGAGGACGTGGACCTTGTGCTGGCCGGGACCTCGGTGATTCCCGTTCCCGACCACCCCCGCATCCGTCACGTAGGCTTCATAACTGAGGAGGAGAAGGTGGCGGCCCTCCGCCAGTGCCGTCTGCTGCTCGTGCCCTCACCCTACGAGAGCCTGTCCGTCATCACCCTCGAGGCCTGGAAGCTCGGCACGCCCGTCCTCGCCAACGCCCGCTGCCGCGTGCTCATGGGTCAATGCCTGCGTTCGGGGGGCGGGCTTTTCTACCACGGCTATGCGGAGTTCGTGGAGGCCCTGAAGCTGATGCTCAGCCGGCCTGAGCTGGGCCGGACCCTGGGTGCGCAGGGCCGGCGGTACGTCGAAGACGAGTATTCCTGGGAGCGCGTGGAGGGGAAGATGGAGGACCTCTTCACCCGATTGAGCCGGTCTAACCCCTAG